One window of Lathamus discolor isolate bLatDis1 chromosome 22, bLatDis1.hap1, whole genome shotgun sequence genomic DNA carries:
- the TM2D2 gene encoding TM2 domain-containing protein 2: protein MAPVGYALLCGQALLLLGNLLVLHGASRGPPDNGTEPDPPAPPPWAYSDPQAPLVLCTYLPEEFVECEEPVDHGGNATAQQELGHGCVKFGGQAYGDVDHTRVQCRALDGIECAEPRSFLRGSRPCVKYTGHYFITTLLYSFFLGCFGVDRFCLGHTGTAVGKLLTLGGLGIWWFVDLILLITGGLMPSDGSNWCTVY, encoded by the exons ATGGCGCCCGTGGGGTACGCGCTGCTGTGCGGgcaggccctgctgctgctcggTAACCTCCTGGTGCTGCACGGCGCGTCCCGAGGGCCCCCGGACAACGGCACCGAGCCCGACCCGCCCGCACCGCCTCCGTGGGCCTACAGCGACCCGCAGGCGCCGCTGGTGCTGTGCACCTACCT CCCCGAGGAGTTCGTGGAGTGCGAGGAGCCGGTGGATCACGGCGGGAACGCGACGgcgcagcaggagctgggccacGGCTGCGTGAAG TTCGGGGGCCAGGCCTACGGCGACGTGGACCACACGCGGGTGCAATGCAGGGCGCTGGACGGCATCGAGTGCGCCGAGCCGCGGAGCTTCCTGCGGGGCAGCCGGCCCTGCGTCAA GTACACTGGCCACTACTTCATCACCACTCTGCTCTACTCCTTCTTCCTGGGTTGCTTCGGAGTGGATCGGTTCTGCCTCGGCCACACCGGGACCGCCGTGGGGAAGCTGCTGACCCTAGGCGGGCTGGGGATCTGGTGGTTCGTGGATCTGATTCTGCTCATCACCGGCGGGCTGATGCCCAGCGACGGCAGCAACTGGTGCACGGTGTATTGA